TAACGCTAAAATCAATAGAATAAAGCTAATTGAAGTAATGCTTAAAAATAATGCCGTATCCATAAACGATGGAATGTTTAATCCTACAATATCGCCTGCAATCCACGTAAAGCCAAATCCTATAAATATTGCGGCAATGAACGCCATCAGTAATTGTAAGCCTTTTGTTGCAAAGCTTTCTTTACGAGACACATGCTTTAATTTACTTGCTGTAAAGAATAAAATCGCAGCCCCTACTAAACTTGCTAACCACATTGGCTGTAGCATTAAAAATGGTGCATTGCCGTTTGCTGTATTTTTAGATACTTCATTGACGTTAATTACGTTTTTTTGAATAGGTGTTACAAGGTTTCCAGCAAGCTGTGCTGATACAAGCTCACCATTTTTTTCAGCACTTTCGATCAACTGTGTACGTACAGCATTGTTCATATTATCAACAACACCATTTAAGACTTGCCCTGCAATTGTTGATACTTGCATGTGCATCCCTTGGTTAATATAAATTTGCACCGCAGGATTCGTCGGTGCTGGTGTTTGAAGAGATACTTGCTTTTCACTAAAATTATTTGGGATTACAAGTGCGCCGTAATACTTCTGCGCATCTAACCCTTTTTGTACAGCTTCATCACTCTCTACAAATACCCATTTAATCATTTCAGATGCTTCTAAATCACTCGACCCGTTTTCAATCATGTCAACGATTGTTTGCCCCATATTCATTGTCGTTCCGTTCGGTAACGTTACTCCCTCGTCCTCATTGACAATTGCAATTGGTAAATCCCTTACCTTTGGCTGAACGTTCGGATAGAGCGTTAACGAAAAGATGAAAATAATCGCGAGTGTAATGAACGGTAACGCTAACACTAATTTATTCTTTAACATTCTTCTTCCTCCTTAAACAACGACATGTTGTTTTACTACTTTGATTTGATTATAATGAGCGTATAAACGATGAACAACAAGCAAAATAAAGCGATGTGTTGCGTATACAACACTAAGTTCAATTGTGTTGTGAAAAGTTAAAGGAGGTAATAATGAATGAATCCACTACACCCAGATTTACGCGTTGTTCGAACACGACAAGCGATACGGAATGCATTTTTTGAACTATTAGAGGAAAAAGGCTTTGAAGCCATTACAGTGAAAGATATTACAACAAGAGCAACGATTAACAGGGCAACCTTTTACGCACATTATGATGATAAATTTGCGCTCATGAACGCATTAGAGGAAGAAATGATGCAAGAACTGAATAACATTACTACGGAAAATATCCCCGCGCTGATCAAACTGATAGAAGAAGGTAATAATAAAATGAAGACAAGCCCCATTGCTGTTGCCACACTTACATACATTGGGCAAAATCGGACATTTATGAAAGCAATGCTTGGTCCACATGGTAATATTGCTTTCCAATTACGGTTAAAGGACTTCATTTGGAAATCAATCTTCTCAAATGATGCCCATCCCTTCATTAAAAAGGACAAACTGCTTGTACCAGGGCAATATTTGGCTTCATACATCGCTTCTGCACATATTGGTGTAATTCAACAATGGTTAATGGATGGAACGAAAGAAACACCTGAAGAAATGGCGAACATCCTTTCAACAATGACGGTGAACGGCATTGTTTATGCGGCAGGGTTAAAGCATCCATAGAAAAAGCCAGCAATCCAGATAAATGGACTGCTAGCTTTTTTCTGTTATTTCTTTTCTTTTTCTACCATTTTTAAGACGGCTTCGCCTTCCATATCGACGTTCGGCAAGATACGGTCTAACCATTTCGGCATATACCAAGCTGATTTACCAAGTAACATCATAACAGCTGGTACCATCATCATACGGACAACAAACGCATCGAAAATAACACCGAACGTTAATGTTAAGCCGATAATTTTAGTCATTGGATCTGTTGAGAACATAAAGCCACCAAATACAGCGACCATAATAAGGGCAGCAGCTACGACAACACCGCCACTATCACGTACTCCCGCCATAACCGCTTTACGTGCGTTACCTGAATGGGCAAATTCTTCACGCATACGGCTTACTAAGAATACTTCATAGTCCATCGCTAAACCGAATAAAATACCTGTTGCGATAATTGGTAAGAAACTTAAAACTGGACTCGTTGTCACGAAACCAAATAGTTCATAGAAGTTTCCGTCTTGAACAACCCATGTGACAAACCCTAATGTGGCACCTAATGATAAGACGAAGCCAAGTACTGCTTTAAGTGGTACTAAGATTGAACGGAATGCAACCATGAAAATAATGAACGCTAATACAACAATGATCGATGCGAATACTGGTAAAGCCTCTGATAAACGTTCAGAAATGTCGATATACATCGCTGTATTACCTGTCACATTTAATTTCACGCCGTCAAATTTTGTATCACGTAGCTCATGTACAAGCTCTATTGTTTTTTCATCACTTGGACCATTCATTGGATTTAATGTCAGTACAGCCATTTCACCTGATTCTTTTGGAATCACATTTGTAATGACATCGACTTGATCCATTGCTAAAATATCAGCTTGTAGTTGGTCAAGTTTCGATAATACTTCCCCATCTTTTTCTGTTGCCTCTACTACAACCACAAGTGACGCGTGAACTCCTTCACCATAACCCTCTTTTAATAAATCATACGCATCACGCTGAGGTGTGCCTTCTTCATACACGCCATCATCCGGTAATCCTAGTTCCATATGGAAAATCGGAATCGCTGTAATAGCTAAAAACGCAATCGTAATTGTAGCAATTAAAACAGGGATTTTGTTTAAAACCTTCGCCCAGCCTTGTAATAACTTACCTGAGAATTTCACTCGATCTGTTACTCTTTCAGCTATCGTCTTTTTACGATCAACTGCAGGTGTGATTTTTTCACCAAATAACATTAATACGGCAGGTGTAACAATCACTGCAATTAATATCGCAATGAATACTGTTAACGCTGCTGAAATCCCCATCATTGTTAAGAATGGAATTTGTGGAACAGCTAATGCTAATAACGCAATAATTACCG
This genomic window from Solibacillus sp. FSL R5-0449 contains:
- a CDS encoding ABC transporter permease produces the protein MLKNKLVLALPFITLAIIFIFSLTLYPNVQPKVRDLPIAIVNEDEGVTLPNGTTMNMGQTIVDMIENGSSDLEASEMIKWVFVESDEAVQKGLDAQKYYGALVIPNNFSEKQVSLQTPAPTNPAVQIYINQGMHMQVSTIAGQVLNGVVDNMNNAVRTQLIESAEKNGELVSAQLAGNLVTPIQKNVINVNEVSKNTANGNAPFLMLQPMWLASLVGAAILFFTASKLKHVSRKESFATKGLQLLMAFIAAIFIGFGFTWIAGDIVGLNIPSFMDTALFLSITSISFILLILALFSWIGFRAMPIFVLLLFFGAPLFGLAPEMMSVFYRDWLYPLLPMRFMVEGLRELFFFNAELSWDLVATQVWMIGVSCVVIILSVWKKSKDKQEEIVAEQVEA
- a CDS encoding TetR/AcrR family transcriptional regulator, with amino-acid sequence MNPLHPDLRVVRTRQAIRNAFFELLEEKGFEAITVKDITTRATINRATFYAHYDDKFALMNALEEEMMQELNNITTENIPALIKLIEEGNNKMKTSPIAVATLTYIGQNRTFMKAMLGPHGNIAFQLRLKDFIWKSIFSNDAHPFIKKDKLLVPGQYLASYIASAHIGVIQQWLMDGTKETPEEMANILSTMTVNGIVYAAGLKHP
- a CDS encoding MMPL family transporter, translating into MAKLLYKLGLFSTRHPKSIIAGLLAILIAVGVMAGVLGPQLKDDMTIPGTPAQDTIDMLKEEFPEVGDAGAQMQIIVKAPEGKTLVDEDVKTSLASLAEEVAAIDGVETVVTPDMLQNYNEEQTIGFLMAIYDVTSSEFKLSQADELRETFAITEDAGIQTELYSSETEIYNQGPSDMSSEVIGVIVAVVILFFTFGSLLLAGMPVITAIIGLIIGLCGVMIISNYATVAFVAITLAAMLGIAVGIDYGLFIISRFRQEFAKGYSIQQSIAIANGTAGTAVVFAGITVIIALLALAVPQIPFLTMMGISAALTVFIAILIAVIVTPAVLMLFGEKITPAVDRKKTIAERVTDRVKFSGKLLQGWAKVLNKIPVLIATITIAFLAITAIPIFHMELGLPDDGVYEEGTPQRDAYDLLKEGYGEGVHASLVVVVEATEKDGEVLSKLDQLQADILAMDQVDVITNVIPKESGEMAVLTLNPMNGPSDEKTIELVHELRDTKFDGVKLNVTGNTAMYIDISERLSEALPVFASIIVVLAFIIFMVAFRSILVPLKAVLGFVLSLGATLGFVTWVVQDGNFYELFGFVTTSPVLSFLPIIATGILFGLAMDYEVFLVSRMREEFAHSGNARKAVMAGVRDSGGVVVAAALIMVAVFGGFMFSTDPMTKIIGLTLTFGVIFDAFVVRMMMVPAVMMLLGKSAWYMPKWLDRILPNVDMEGEAVLKMVEKEKK